The Erythrolamprus reginae isolate rEryReg1 chromosome 3, rEryReg1.hap1, whole genome shotgun sequence genome contains a region encoding:
- the LOC139165415 gene encoding protocadherin beta-16-like, with amino-acid sequence MQLVADSDSEEAVVICHWLMQLVPKLDSEEAREDSVPEMGIQPRPSEPPGAPISAEEEFSMHGHTELRKGRNSSSGGGLLRKMCESLHYSVPEEKKTGFLVANVLKDLKIDVKELSARKAKLVPKGSKEYFLLDLHSGNLVVKDTIDREVLCGQNERCILFSEILLENPSLLHGIEVEVEDVNDNAPKFSKTEFLFEISEHIPTKTRFPLERAEDLDNGENNVQNYTLTPNEHFKLEVQTHTDGRKYAELILEKALDRETIPQITLILEAVDGGFPRRTGVVQIIIDILDANDNIPHFEQSVYKVQLVENSPPGLLVTKVAATDGDKDVYAHITYTFSQVPGNVLRLFNLNSHTGEITVVGKIDYEENSKYELNIKATDGGGLSAYCKVQVDIEDENDNAPEITLSSVTNPIPEDSPPGMVVALFGVRDQDSGDNNRIICNIDSNLPFILKSAKNNYYQLVTQQPLDREQTLQYNITIITTDQGFPSLTSMRIITIYISDVNDNPPVFERSFYDFHLRENNIPGLLIGLIHAIDLDAEQNAKVTYSLLFGKIREEPASSYISINSETGNLYAIRSIDYEDMQDFQVMVRAVDKGSPPLSSETMVRVLITDENDNAPFILCPLQNSTSPSNDLVPRGAETGYLVTKVVAVDRDSGQNSWLSYQLLKATDPSLFAVGTQNGEVKTMRPVNIRDSFKHTLIVAVRDNGHPPQSASATLRILLVDGFSDPYMKIMDNPKGEVPQEGDHTLTLYLIICLVAISSIFLLSVIVFVATKFQKRRKLIGSSNSALNFPGRPNLQEKCVDPNTGTSSQAYSYEVCLAEGSLSSEFKFLRPFFPVFTMEHKKTLRNPQIHNDCHDLPNQLEERDHISQHVAEKQNYIKSLILVQMVSHN; translated from the exons ATGCAACTGGTAGCTGATTCTGACAGCGAAGAGGCTGTGGTGATATGCCACTGGCTGATGCAGCTGGTACCcaagttggacagtgaggaggctagaGAAGACTCAGTGCCAGAGATGGGGATTCAGCcaaggccttcagaacctccaggaGCTCCCATCAGTGCTGAGGAAGAATTCTCAATGCATGGGCACACAGAGCTGCGAAAAGGCAGGAATAGTTCCTcgggaggaggtctcctcagga AAATGTGTGAGTCTTTGCACTATTCAGTACCTGAAGAAAAGAAAACTGGGTTTCTAGTAGCTAATGTgctgaaagatttaaaaattGATGTAAAAGAATTATCTGCTAGGAAAGCCAAGTTAGTTCCAAAGGGCTCTAAAGAGTATTTCCTGCTGGATCTTCATTCTGGAAACCTAGTAGTAAAAGATACAATCGACAGAGAGGTTCTGTGTGGTCAGAATGAGCGTTGTATTCTATTCTCTGAAATTTTGCTAGAAAATCCATCACTGCTACATGGAATTGAAGTTGAAGTAGAAGATGTGAATGACAACGCTCCCAAATTCTCTAAAACTGAGTTCCTTTTTGAAATATCTGAGCACATTCCAACAAAGACCAGATTCCCTTTGGAAAGGGCTGAAGATTTAGACAATGGGGAAAATAATGTTCAGAATTATACGCTTACTCCTAATGAACACTTTAAACTAGAAGTGCAAACTCACACTGATGGTAGAAAATATGCAGAACTGATTTTAGAAAAAGCATTAGACCGTGAGACTATTCCTCAGATTACCCTAATTCTAGAAGCAGTGGATGGAGGGTTCCCAAGGAGAACTGGTGTAGTGCAAATAATAATTGATATTTTAGATGCAAATGATAATATTCCTCATTTTGAACAATCTGTGTACAAGGTGCAGCTTGTGGAAAACAGCCCACCAGGTTTATTGGTCACCAAAGTTGCAGCCACTGATGGTGATAAAGATGTCTATGCTCACATTACTTACACTTTTAGCCAAGTACCAGGAAATGTGCTCAGATTATTCAATTTAAACAGTCATACTGGAGAAATTactgttgtggggaaaattgATTATGAAGAAAATagcaaatatgaactgaatatcAAAGCCACAGATGGAGGGGGACTGTCTGCTTACTGCAAAGTACAGGTGGACATTGAGGATGAAAATGACAATGCCCCAGAAATAACCCTATCATCTGTCACTAATCCCATACCAGAAGATTCTCCCCCAGGAATGGTGGTGGCCCTCTTTGGTGTTAGAGATCAAGACTCTGGGGACAACAACAGAATTATTTGTAACATTGATTCAAACTTGCCCTTTATCCTAAAATCCGCAAAGAACAATTATTACCAGCTTGTGACTCAACAACCATTGGACAGAGAACAAACATTACAATATAACATCACCATCATAACTACTGACCAGGGCTTTCCCAGTCTTACTTCAATgagaattattactatttatatttCAGATGTCAATGATAACCCCCCAGTATTTGAAAGATCTTTCTATGATTTCCACTTGAGAGAAAATAACATTCCAGGTTTGCTCATTGGATTAATTCATGCAATTGATTTGGATGCAGAACAGAATGCCAAAGTAACCTACTCTCTTTTGTTTGGAAAGATCAGGGAAGAGCCTGCATCATCTTACATCTCCATCAACTCTGAAACTGGGAACTTGTATGCTATTCGATCTATAGATTATGAGGATATGCAGGATTTCCAGGTGATGGTGAGGGCTGTCGACAAGGGTTCACCTCCCCTGAGCTCAGAAACGATGGTCCGAGTTCTTATCACAGATGAAAATGACAATGCCCCCTTCATCCTCTGCCCCCTTCAGAACAGCACTTCTCCATCAAATGATCTTGTTCCCAGGGGAGCAGAGACAGGCTACCTAGTCACCAAAGTGGTGGCAGTGGACAGAGATTCAGGGCAGAATTCTTGGCTTTCCTATCAGTTGCTGAAGGCCACAGATCCGAGTCTCTTCGCTGTTGGGACTCAGAATGGGGAGGTGAAAACCATGAGGCCGGTGAACATCCGAGACAGTTTCAAACACACTCTTATTGTGGCAGTTAGGGATAATGGGCATCCTCCTCAGTCTGCCTCTGCGACCCTAAGAATTCTTCTAGTGGACGGCTTCTCTGATCCTTACATGAAAATTATGGATAACCCTAAGGGTGAAGTCCCACAAGAGGGAGATCATACTCTAACACTGTATTTGATTATCTGCTTGGTTGCCATCTCATCCATTTTTCTGCTCTCTGTTATTGTGTTTGTTGCAACCAAGTTTCAGAAGCGAAGGAAACTCATAGGAAGTTCTAATTCTGCATTGAATTTCCCTGGGCGACCAAATTTGCAAGAGAAGTGTGTGGACCCTAATACTGGGACATCTTCCCAGGCCTACAGCTATGAAGTGTGCTTAGCTGAGGGGTCTCTGAGCAGTGAGTTTAAATTCCTTAGGCCTTTCTTTCCTGTTTTTACTATGGAGCATAAAAAAACTCTTCGGAATCCACAGATTCATAATGATTGCCATGATCTTCCTAATCAATTGGAGGAAAGAGACCATATATCCCAG CACGTGGCAGAAAAACAGAATTACATAAAATCACTCATCCTTGTTCAAATGGTGTCACACAACTGA